In one window of Rhodopseudomonas palustris HaA2 DNA:
- the folK gene encoding 2-amino-4-hydroxy-6-hydroxymethyldihydropteridine diphosphokinase, translated as MAEALIALGGNVGDVRATFDKAIANICGMTQGELLARSSDYATPPWGDEQQERFVNACVAIDTALDPHALLFTLHKIEKRFGRDRAQERRWGPRTLDLDLLSYDDAVINQPGLTLPHPRLFERAFVLVPLVEIRPDGLVGGRSLQDALAGLSTAGIERLPDRV; from the coding sequence ATGGCTGAGGCGCTGATCGCGCTCGGCGGCAATGTCGGCGACGTCCGCGCGACGTTCGACAAGGCGATCGCCAATATCTGCGGCATGACGCAGGGCGAACTGCTCGCCCGCTCGTCGGACTACGCGACCCCGCCCTGGGGCGACGAACAGCAGGAGCGCTTCGTCAATGCCTGCGTGGCGATCGACACCGCGCTCGATCCGCACGCGTTGTTATTTACGCTGCACAAGATCGAGAAGCGCTTCGGCCGCGACCGCGCGCAGGAGCGCCGCTGGGGTCCGCGCACGCTCGACCTCGATCTGCTGAGTTACGACGATGCGGTGATCAATCAGCCCGGCCTGACGCTGCCGCATCCGCGTCTGTTCGAGCGCGCCTTCGTGCTGGTGCCGCTGGTCGAGATCCGGCCGGACGGATTAGTCGGCGGCCGATCGCTGCAAGACGCCCTCGCTGGTCTGTCCACCGCCGGGATCGAGCGGCTGCCGGACCGCGTCTGA
- a CDS encoding GFA family protein — MTATGKAVLTGGCQCGAIRYALSAPPLRITLCHCRMCQKATGAPFASMAEVAREHFAWTRGQPASFRSSSLAERDFCNACGTPLSYRQNEGTSIEIMTGTFDRPDRVVPTVQLGAESRLGWVGAIANLPSKTTTQIYGPEKLAQVFSYQQPDHD; from the coding sequence ATGACCGCGACCGGCAAAGCGGTGCTCACCGGCGGCTGCCAGTGCGGCGCGATCCGCTACGCGCTGTCGGCGCCGCCGCTGCGGATCACCTTGTGCCATTGCCGGATGTGCCAGAAGGCCACCGGCGCGCCGTTCGCCTCGATGGCCGAAGTCGCGCGCGAGCACTTCGCCTGGACCCGCGGCCAGCCGGCGTCGTTCCGCTCGTCATCGCTGGCGGAGCGCGATTTCTGCAACGCCTGCGGCACGCCGCTGAGCTATCGGCAGAACGAAGGAACCAGCATCGAGATCATGACCGGCACCTTCGACCGGCCCGACCGCGTGGTGCCGACGGTGCAACTCGGCGCCGAGTCGCGGCTCGGCTGGGTCGGCGCGATCGCGAACCTGCCGAGCAAGACGACCACGCAGATCTACGGACCCGAGAAGCTGGCGCAGGTGTTCAGCTATCAGCAGCCGGATCACGATTGA
- the folP gene encoding dihydropteroate synthase produces MSAAQQTPAPPTATGAAALRALLARPVPVVMGILNVTPDSFSDGGDFLGPERARAHAARMIADGADIIDIGAESTRPYGSTPVSADEERRRLAPVLAAVAALGAPVSIDSMKAEVVAWALDHGAAIANDVWGLQRDPAMAEVVAARGAPVIVMHNRDDADPSIDIVADINAFFERSLAIAARAGIAEHSIVLDPGIGFGKTPQQSMIALARLGAFAHFGLPVLVGASRKRFISTVAPSEPKQRLGGSIAAHLIAMENGARIIRAHDVADTAQALKVAHAIRTSSEDRR; encoded by the coding sequence ATGAGCGCAGCGCAGCAAACCCCAGCGCCTCCCACCGCGACCGGCGCCGCCGCGTTGCGGGCGCTGCTGGCGCGCCCGGTGCCGGTGGTGATGGGCATTCTCAACGTCACCCCCGATTCGTTCTCCGACGGCGGCGACTTTCTCGGGCCCGAGCGGGCGCGGGCGCATGCGGCGCGGATGATCGCGGACGGCGCCGACATCATCGACATCGGCGCCGAGAGCACCCGCCCCTACGGGTCGACGCCGGTCTCGGCCGACGAGGAGCGGCGGCGGCTGGCGCCGGTGCTGGCGGCGGTCGCAGCACTCGGCGCGCCGGTGTCGATCGACAGCATGAAGGCCGAGGTGGTGGCCTGGGCGCTCGACCATGGGGCTGCGATCGCCAACGACGTCTGGGGCCTGCAGCGCGATCCGGCGATGGCGGAGGTCGTCGCGGCGCGCGGCGCGCCGGTGATCGTGATGCATAATCGCGACGACGCCGACCCGTCGATCGATATCGTCGCTGATATCAACGCGTTCTTCGAACGCTCGCTGGCGATCGCCGCCCGCGCCGGCATCGCCGAGCACAGCATCGTGCTCGATCCCGGCATCGGCTTCGGCAAGACGCCGCAGCAGAGCATGATCGCGCTGGCGCGGCTGGGCGCCTTCGCGCATTTCGGCCTGCCCGTGCTGGTCGGCGCCTCGCGCAAGCGTTTCATCAGCACGGTGGCGCCGTCGGAACCGAAGCAGCGGCTCGGCGGTTCGATCGCCGCGCATCTCATCGCGATGGAGAACGGCGCGCGAATCATCCGCGCCCACGACGTCGCCGACACCGCGCAGGCGCTCAAAGTCGCGCACGCGATCAGGACCAGCAGCGAGGACAGACGATGA
- a CDS encoding methylmalonyl-CoA mutase subunit beta, whose product MSSAIKDLPLAAEFAPAGYDDWRKLALGVLKGAPFEKLQGKTPDGLPLEPIYPRAINALPVAGRPLGAPWQIVQRVDHPDAAEANKQALHDLENGATGLALVFAGSVGGRGFGLPPTREAIEKALQDVHLDAGIGIELQFAPESCDVVRHLVELIKRRGTDPAACDIRFGIDPIGARAVRGSSPTDWSEIARGIAEVARNLCAAGFKGPFLAADGRVVHDAGGSEAQELAYVLASAIAYLRALEAAAVPLDQARGMIFARLSADADQFLTLAKFRALRVLWARIEQSCGLAPKPLFVAAETAWRMLTQRDPSVNMLRATVATFSAALGGANALAVLPHTLALGLPDALARRIARNTQLVLLEESNLEKVADPAAGSGGIEALTHELCDAAWTQFQAIEQAGGVFAALAANLIQPKIAATRAVRDKAIAKRRDVLTGASEFPNLHEARATVLDAEPIAVPTFGEAKISFEPLTPLRLATPFEVLRDKSDAVLARKAARPQMFLANLGTPADFTARATFAKSFFETGGIEAIDTEGFTDPAALAAAFKASGAVFACLCSSDKAYAAHAAAAAQALREAGCGRIYLAGRPGELEASLREAGVHDFIFAGGDALAMLNDAWQRIEAA is encoded by the coding sequence ATGTCGTCTGCAATCAAAGACTTGCCGCTCGCCGCCGAATTCGCTCCGGCCGGCTATGACGACTGGCGCAAGCTCGCCCTCGGCGTGCTGAAGGGCGCGCCGTTCGAAAAACTGCAAGGCAAGACCCCGGACGGCCTCCCGCTCGAACCGATTTATCCGCGTGCGATCAATGCCTTACCGGTCGCCGGCCGGCCCCTCGGGGCGCCCTGGCAGATCGTCCAGCGGGTCGACCATCCCGACGCGGCCGAAGCCAACAAGCAGGCGCTGCACGATCTCGAAAACGGCGCCACCGGCCTCGCGCTGGTGTTCGCCGGCAGCGTCGGCGGCCGCGGCTTCGGCCTGCCGCCGACCCGGGAGGCGATCGAGAAAGCGTTGCAGGACGTGCATTTGGACGCCGGTATCGGCATCGAGCTGCAATTCGCCCCGGAATCCTGCGACGTCGTTCGCCACCTCGTCGAGTTGATCAAGCGCCGCGGCACCGACCCGGCCGCCTGCGACATCCGCTTCGGCATCGACCCGATCGGCGCCCGCGCCGTCCGCGGATCGAGCCCCACCGACTGGAGCGAGATCGCGCGCGGCATTGCCGAAGTTGCGAGAAACCTCTGTGCCGCAGGCTTCAAAGGCCCGTTCCTCGCCGCCGACGGCCGCGTCGTGCACGACGCCGGCGGCTCCGAAGCGCAGGAACTCGCCTACGTCCTCGCCTCCGCCATCGCGTATCTGCGCGCACTGGAAGCCGCCGCCGTGCCGCTCGATCAGGCCCGCGGCATGATTTTCGCGCGCCTCAGTGCCGACGCCGACCAGTTCCTGACGCTGGCGAAATTCCGCGCGCTGCGCGTGCTGTGGGCGCGCATCGAACAGAGCTGCGGCCTCGCGCCGAAGCCGCTGTTCGTCGCCGCCGAAACCGCGTGGCGGATGCTGACGCAACGCGATCCCTCGGTGAACATGCTGCGCGCCACGGTCGCGACCTTCTCGGCCGCGCTCGGCGGCGCCAATGCGCTCGCGGTGCTGCCGCACACGCTGGCGCTCGGCCTGCCCGACGCCTTGGCGCGCCGCATCGCCCGCAACACCCAACTGGTGCTGCTCGAAGAGTCGAACCTCGAAAAAGTCGCCGATCCCGCCGCAGGATCGGGCGGCATCGAGGCGCTGACGCACGAACTCTGTGACGCCGCGTGGACGCAGTTTCAGGCCATCGAGCAGGCCGGCGGCGTGTTCGCCGCGCTCGCCGCCAATCTGATCCAGCCCAAGATCGCAGCGACCCGCGCCGTGCGCGACAAGGCCATCGCCAAGCGCCGCGACGTGCTGACCGGCGCCAGCGAATTCCCCAACCTGCACGAGGCCCGCGCCACCGTGCTCGACGCCGAGCCGATCGCGGTCCCCACTTTCGGCGAGGCCAAGATCAGCTTCGAACCGCTGACTCCGCTGCGGCTCGCAACGCCGTTCGAAGTGCTGCGCGACAAGTCGGACGCCGTGCTGGCGCGCAAGGCAGCACGGCCGCAAATGTTCCTCGCCAATCTCGGCACGCCGGCGGATTTCACCGCACGCGCGACGTTTGCGAAGAGCTTCTTCGAGACCGGCGGCATCGAGGCGATCGACACCGAAGGCTTCACCGATCCCGCGGCGCTGGCGGCGGCGTTCAAGGCCTCGGGCGCGGTGTTCGCCTGCCTGTGCTCTTCGGACAAAGCCTATGCGGCTCATGCTGCGGCGGCCGCGCAGGCGCTGCGCGAAGCCGGCTGCGGGCGGATCTATCTCGCCGGCCGCCCCGGCGAGCTGGAAGCGAGCCTGCGCGAGGCCGGCGTACACGACTTCATCTTCGCCGGCGGCGATGCGCTGGCGATGCTGAACGACGCCTGGCAGCGAATCGAGGCGGCATGA
- a CDS encoding DUF4332 domain-containing protein, translating into MTYPITQIDGITVAAAGKLKSAGIRTTEALLEAARTMRGRKALAAKTGLSEQQLLEWANIADCMRIPGMGKAKAELLRAAGVNTLREFTHRNPARLAQNMKEANLKRKLVRALPSEKEVGQLIEEARKLPLKISY; encoded by the coding sequence ATGACATATCCCATCACACAGATCGACGGCATCACCGTCGCCGCCGCCGGCAAGCTGAAATCCGCCGGCATCCGCACCACCGAAGCGCTGCTCGAAGCCGCCCGCACCATGCGCGGCCGCAAGGCGCTGGCCGCCAAGACCGGCCTCAGCGAACAGCAATTGCTGGAATGGGCCAACATCGCCGACTGCATGCGCATCCCCGGCATGGGCAAGGCCAAGGCCGAACTGCTGCGCGCCGCCGGCGTCAACACCTTGCGCGAATTCACCCACCGCAACCCGGCGCGGCTGGCGCAGAACATGAAAGAAGCCAACCTCAAACGCAAACTCGTCCGCGCGCTGCCGTCGGAGAAAGAAGTCGGGCAGCTGATCGAGGAGGCGCGGAAATTGCCGCTGAAGATTAGTTATTGA
- a CDS encoding SIR2 family protein, whose translation MCDLLADELKVARGKYDLQALADAFRRRPELNMYQSLRRLFTISNLSVDQREILKLRWQRIYTTNYDDSVELAFHENGIKSPSYNYDDPKPARVPRGAVIHLHGVIKKATEENIHQQLVLGRQSYIRQFFAKSPWYDEFLRDIRFCEAIFFVGYSLADPHVTALFVNPEQSKLRTYFVLRPPLDSLLVEHIEEYGEAHPIETKGFAQICRSLSAPPPLADLNNLRILRWIDPFKDQKTVIQPTSLEVINLVAFGAFDSQRALSTLPNGKYVIPRQKMARRAVQQVVQNRTTLLHGRLGNGKSIFLWILAFHLMALDYQCFRCSAMSPAIDREAKALVDHPKVAILFDSYDVAIDSVDRLYELLPHARFIVCVRSGVQDVRLHEIATRFPSSIARVNLNEFDAEDRSDFIDLLVPAGALKDDLENRIRSCADIREVVATIYENEFIQRRIRESLAPLRSDRSAAAVTILGLLLSWINQTGDPSLYLEALDADPHTTLAKYREVAIDIFRLDDDQIQARSPVFSDYILRRLFSVDEIFPVVEKVLIAAVQRKKERKYRAILSNIMRYSALLSLSKEAPDGANKIIGLYGRLQRDVGIQEEPLFWLQYAIAMTEADSAEIAEGFLRTAYRKAAEAGDFATYQLDTFALRLYLKLEEKAEVGRSVSRIKMILYSTKLVSGMIGDQNHRAYAVRVLEGWLPFVASRVADLTGSQKTKCLAAVDDLLHKISGLSAAVRAETGSDQVKSDLEAAKRTLLLGA comes from the coding sequence TTGTGCGACCTGTTGGCGGACGAACTGAAAGTGGCTCGCGGGAAATACGATTTGCAGGCGCTCGCAGACGCCTTTCGCAGGCGACCTGAGCTGAATATGTATCAATCACTGCGTCGGCTATTTACGATAAGCAATCTGAGCGTCGATCAGCGCGAAATTTTGAAGCTTCGCTGGCAACGAATTTATACGACGAACTACGATGATAGTGTAGAACTGGCGTTTCATGAGAACGGCATCAAGTCGCCTTCTTACAACTACGACGACCCGAAGCCCGCACGCGTTCCACGCGGTGCTGTGATTCACCTTCACGGTGTGATCAAGAAAGCCACCGAAGAGAATATTCACCAACAGCTCGTGCTCGGGCGGCAGTCCTATATAAGGCAATTCTTTGCGAAATCTCCTTGGTATGATGAATTCTTGCGAGACATAAGATTTTGCGAAGCCATTTTTTTTGTTGGCTACAGCCTTGCTGATCCACACGTCACAGCTCTTTTCGTTAATCCCGAGCAGTCCAAACTCCGGACTTATTTCGTGCTTCGACCGCCTCTGGACTCCCTATTGGTGGAGCACATCGAGGAGTATGGAGAAGCCCATCCGATAGAAACGAAAGGGTTTGCTCAGATATGTCGGTCGCTTAGCGCGCCACCGCCGCTTGCAGACCTAAATAATCTCCGAATTCTTCGTTGGATCGATCCATTCAAAGATCAAAAGACAGTAATTCAACCGACCTCGCTGGAGGTAATCAACTTAGTGGCCTTCGGTGCTTTTGACTCACAGCGTGCTTTATCAACTCTGCCCAATGGGAAGTATGTAATACCTCGCCAGAAGATGGCGCGGCGGGCTGTTCAGCAAGTGGTACAAAATCGCACGACGCTTCTTCATGGCCGCCTGGGAAATGGGAAATCTATATTCCTTTGGATACTCGCCTTTCATCTGATGGCTCTAGATTATCAATGTTTCCGATGCAGTGCCATGTCGCCAGCCATTGACCGCGAGGCTAAAGCGCTAGTGGATCATCCAAAAGTGGCGATTCTATTTGACAGTTATGATGTTGCGATTGATTCCGTCGATCGCCTGTATGAGCTTTTGCCGCACGCGCGATTTATAGTTTGCGTGCGGAGCGGCGTTCAGGACGTTAGGCTGCACGAAATTGCAACGCGGTTTCCGTCGTCGATTGCGCGCGTGAATCTCAATGAGTTTGATGCCGAAGATCGTTCGGACTTCATTGATCTCTTGGTGCCGGCCGGAGCTCTTAAGGACGATCTTGAAAATAGGATACGCAGTTGTGCCGACATCCGTGAAGTCGTTGCCACGATCTACGAGAACGAATTCATTCAGCGTCGGATTCGAGAATCGCTAGCTCCGCTGCGCTCTGATCGATCTGCTGCAGCGGTCACCATTCTGGGATTGCTGTTATCTTGGATCAATCAGACTGGTGATCCATCGTTATATCTTGAAGCGCTCGATGCGGACCCGCACACCACGCTTGCAAAATACCGAGAGGTCGCCATCGATATTTTTCGGCTTGACGATGATCAGATTCAAGCAAGATCGCCGGTGTTTTCGGATTACATTCTCCGTCGTCTTTTCTCGGTTGATGAGATATTCCCCGTTGTCGAGAAGGTATTGATCGCGGCCGTTCAGCGCAAAAAGGAAAGAAAATACCGTGCGATACTAAGTAATATAATGCGTTACTCAGCGCTCTTGAGCTTGTCCAAAGAGGCTCCCGATGGCGCGAACAAGATCATTGGTTTGTATGGCCGACTGCAGCGAGATGTCGGCATTCAAGAGGAGCCGCTGTTTTGGTTGCAGTACGCAATCGCTATGACTGAAGCGGATTCAGCCGAAATTGCGGAAGGTTTTCTTAGGACGGCGTACCGCAAGGCCGCCGAAGCTGGAGATTTTGCGACCTATCAGTTGGACACTTTTGCCCTTCGCCTGTATTTGAAGCTGGAGGAAAAGGCTGAAGTGGGTAGGTCTGTAAGCCGTATTAAGATGATTCTGTACTCGACTAAATTAGTTTCGGGAATGATTGGTGATCAAAACCATCGGGCTTATGCAGTAAGAGTCCTAGAGGGCTGGTTGCCGTTTGTCGCTTCAAGGGTTGCGGATCTCACCGGTTCGCAGAAAACGAAGTGCTTGGCTGCGGTGGACGATCTGTTGCATAAGATTTCGGGGCTGAGCGCTGCAGTTAGAGCGGAGACAGGATCTGACCAAGTTAAGTCCGACCTTGAAGCTGCTAAGCGAACGTTGCTGCTCGGAGCATAG
- a CDS encoding helicase HerA-like domain-containing protein: MTASETGPDDSDGKIFIGKGEQPAWLTLGLGNRHGLVTGATGTGKTVTLQVMAEGFARAGVPVFAADIKGDLSGIAEVGEAKDFILKRAAAMGLAFQPDQFSTVFWDVFGEQGHPVRATVSEMGPLLLSRMLDLNDVQEGVLNVAFRVADDMGLPLVDMKDLRAMLDAIAPIAAKVAENGDVNADIRQAAASLGNVTKQTVGTIQRQLLVLENQGGASFFGEPALQLKDFIRTDGQGRGVVNILTADKLMSNPRLYATFLLWMLSELFEELPELGDPDKPKLVFFFDEAHLLFNDAPKPLMDKIEQVVRLIRSKGVGVYFVTQNPIDVPDRVLAQLGNRVQHALRAFTPRDQKAVAAAAETFRPNPKLDTTKAITELGKGEALVSFLEGNGTPAMVERVMIRPPSARIGTITPEERAAIIKASPMKGKYDTAIDSESAYEKLRDRIEGKNAGAEAAPGEGGLLGQLGSIVSTVFGTNTPRGKLTTGQVVARGVARTVATTVVGGIAAQLGKKVGGAMGSSVGRSIVRGTLGGLLRR; the protein is encoded by the coding sequence ATGACGGCGAGCGAAACCGGTCCGGACGATAGCGACGGCAAGATCTTCATCGGCAAAGGCGAGCAGCCGGCCTGGCTGACGCTCGGCCTCGGCAATCGCCACGGCCTCGTCACCGGCGCCACCGGCACCGGCAAGACGGTGACGCTGCAGGTGATGGCCGAAGGTTTTGCGCGCGCCGGTGTGCCGGTGTTCGCCGCCGACATCAAGGGCGATCTCTCCGGCATCGCCGAAGTCGGCGAGGCCAAGGACTTCATCCTGAAGCGCGCCGCCGCGATGGGGCTGGCGTTCCAGCCCGATCAATTCAGCACGGTGTTCTGGGACGTGTTCGGCGAGCAGGGCCATCCGGTGCGCGCCACCGTCTCGGAGATGGGGCCGCTGCTGCTGTCGCGGATGCTCGATCTCAACGACGTCCAGGAGGGCGTGCTCAACGTCGCGTTCCGCGTCGCCGACGACATGGGCCTGCCGCTGGTCGACATGAAGGATCTGCGCGCGATGCTCGACGCGATCGCGCCGATCGCCGCCAAGGTCGCCGAGAACGGCGACGTCAATGCCGACATCCGCCAGGCCGCGGCGTCGCTCGGCAACGTCACCAAGCAGACCGTCGGCACCATCCAGCGGCAATTGCTGGTGCTGGAGAACCAGGGCGGCGCCAGCTTCTTCGGCGAACCGGCGCTGCAGCTCAAGGATTTCATCCGCACCGACGGCCAGGGCCGCGGCGTGGTCAACATCCTGACCGCCGACAAGCTGATGTCCAATCCGCGGCTGTACGCGACCTTCCTGCTGTGGATGCTGTCTGAACTGTTCGAGGAACTGCCCGAACTCGGCGACCCCGACAAGCCGAAGCTGGTGTTCTTCTTCGACGAGGCGCATCTGCTGTTTAACGACGCGCCGAAGCCGCTGATGGATAAAATTGAACAGGTCGTGCGATTGATCCGCTCAAAAGGCGTCGGCGTGTACTTCGTGACGCAGAATCCGATCGACGTGCCGGATCGCGTGCTGGCGCAGCTCGGCAATCGGGTGCAGCATGCGCTGCGCGCCTTCACGCCGCGCGACCAGAAGGCGGTGGCGGCGGCGGCGGAGACGTTCCGGCCCAATCCGAAGCTCGACACCACGAAGGCGATCACCGAGCTCGGCAAGGGCGAGGCGCTGGTGTCGTTCCTCGAAGGCAACGGCACGCCGGCGATGGTCGAGCGGGTGATGATCCGCCCGCCGTCGGCGCGGATCGGCACGATCACGCCGGAGGAACGCGCCGCGATCATCAAGGCGAGCCCGATGAAGGGCAAATACGACACCGCGATCGATTCGGAATCGGCTTACGAGAAGTTGCGCGACCGCATCGAAGGCAAGAATGCCGGGGCCGAAGCCGCGCCGGGCGAGGGCGGGCTGCTCGGCCAGCTCGGCAGCATCGTCTCCACCGTGTTCGGCACCAACACGCCGCGCGGCAAGCTCACCACCGGGCAGGTGGTGGCGCGCGGCGTCGCCCGCACCGTCGCCACCACGGTGGTCGGCGGCATCGCCGCGCAGCTCGGCAAGAAGGTCGGCGGCGCGATGGGCAGCTCGGTCGGCCGCTCGATCGTGCGCGGCACGCTGGGCGGCCTGCTGCGGCGGTGA
- the folB gene encoding dihydroneopterin aldolase produces the protein MTDTIFITGLVLHARHGVMDHETEVGQRFVIDLELAADLTESSRTDRLADTVSYSNVVACATAAFKDANYKLLERAAGAVADAILAAFDKIGSVKITVHKPHAPIAAIFDDVGVIITRARQPSHG, from the coding sequence ATGACCGACACCATCTTCATCACCGGCCTGGTGCTGCACGCGCGGCACGGCGTGATGGATCACGAGACCGAAGTCGGCCAGCGCTTCGTGATCGATCTCGAACTCGCCGCCGACCTCACCGAGTCCTCGCGCACCGATCGCCTCGCCGACACCGTGTCCTATTCCAACGTGGTGGCCTGCGCCACCGCGGCGTTCAAGGACGCCAACTACAAACTGCTCGAACGCGCCGCCGGCGCGGTCGCCGACGCGATCCTGGCGGCATTCGACAAAATCGGTTCGGTGAAGATCACCGTGCACAAGCCGCACGCGCCGATCGCGGCGATCTTCGACGACGTCGGCGTGATCATCACCCGCGCGCGGCAGCCCTCGCATGGCTGA